A stretch of the Tautonia marina genome encodes the following:
- the rpsU gene encoding 30S ribosomal protein S21: protein MVKLRVRAGESIQDAVRRFRKLCERSGLRKEMRRKAYYEKPSERRRREQLKRLRKARQASRV, encoded by the coding sequence GTGGTGAAGTTACGGGTGCGTGCCGGCGAATCGATCCAGGATGCGGTCCGCCGCTTCCGGAAACTCTGCGAGCGCAGCGGCCTTCGGAAAGAAATGCGACGCAAGGCCTACTACGAAAAGCCCAGCGAGCGCCGTCGCCGCGAGCAGCTCAAGCGCCTCCGCAAGGCCCGTCAGGCTTCCCGCGTCTGA
- a CDS encoding aldo/keto reductase, with product MSASEPHRSSSLDRRSFLQTGAVSAAAIAVAGSASAPAAAAVTPRTADELPKRTLGKTGEELTILNAGTWRSPGLDRLLRLAYSSGIRVVDTAKSYGSEPGIGRWLQQMPEVRKNIFLVTKDGVNDPKDLLRTVDERLADLKTDYIDLYFVHGLGSNKVDWPKSKEFKEAAEALRKSGKVKYVGFSTHDATRAQQIMNAAEGGFVDAIMLQFTPWLDKDDPLNKALDACYEKGIGLISMKQVAGTFGAYKEDEDPLAEAQKRVPMLQEKGFSPYQGLLQAIWSDERITTTCVSMRNTDQIRENVAAALDFGKTGPLKLSQIHQLRDACRGHGMTLCADCDGRCSRAAGTEAPLGDLTRYLTYLEHHGYKSEARRLYAELSDTQRSWRGADLEAARRACPNGLNFSRLLPRVDDLLA from the coding sequence ATGTCGGCATCCGAACCACATCGCTCCAGCTCGCTCGACCGTCGCTCCTTTTTGCAGACCGGCGCGGTTTCCGCCGCGGCGATCGCCGTGGCCGGATCGGCTTCGGCCCCCGCTGCCGCCGCCGTGACCCCTCGCACCGCCGACGAATTGCCGAAGCGCACGCTTGGCAAGACCGGCGAGGAGCTGACGATCCTTAACGCGGGCACCTGGCGCTCTCCCGGCCTCGATCGCCTGCTCCGCCTGGCCTATTCCAGCGGCATCCGGGTGGTCGATACCGCCAAGTCGTACGGTTCGGAACCCGGAATCGGCCGGTGGCTTCAGCAGATGCCCGAGGTCCGCAAGAACATCTTTCTTGTGACCAAGGACGGCGTGAACGATCCCAAAGACCTGCTTCGCACCGTTGACGAACGCCTGGCCGACCTGAAGACCGACTACATCGACCTCTACTTCGTCCACGGCCTGGGTTCGAACAAGGTTGACTGGCCCAAGAGCAAGGAATTCAAGGAGGCCGCCGAGGCGCTCCGCAAGTCCGGCAAGGTCAAGTACGTCGGCTTCTCCACCCACGACGCGACCCGAGCCCAGCAGATCATGAACGCCGCCGAGGGCGGCTTTGTCGACGCCATCATGCTCCAGTTCACCCCCTGGCTCGACAAGGACGACCCGCTGAACAAGGCGCTCGATGCCTGCTACGAAAAGGGGATCGGCCTGATCTCCATGAAGCAGGTTGCCGGCACCTTCGGCGCCTATAAAGAAGACGAAGACCCCCTGGCCGAGGCCCAGAAGCGCGTCCCGATGCTCCAGGAAAAGGGGTTCAGCCCCTACCAGGGGTTGCTCCAGGCGATCTGGTCCGACGAACGCATCACCACCACCTGCGTCTCGATGCGCAACACCGACCAGATCCGCGAGAACGTCGCCGCCGCGCTCGACTTCGGCAAGACCGGCCCGTTGAAGCTTTCCCAGATTCACCAGCTTCGCGACGCCTGCCGAGGCCACGGCATGACCCTCTGTGCCGACTGCGACGGCCGTTGCAGCCGGGCCGCCGGCACCGAGGCCCCGCTCGGCGACCTGACCCGCTACCTCACCTACCTTGAGCATCACGGCTACAAGTCGGAAGCCCGCCGCCTCTACGCCGAGCTTTCCGACACCCAGCGCTCCTGGCGAGGGGCCGACCTTGAGGCCGCCCGCCGTGCCTGCCCGAACGGCCTGAACTTCTCGAGGCTCTTACCCAGGGTCGACGACCTGCTCGCCTGA
- the csrA gene encoding carbon storage regulator CsrA: MLVLSRKLNEKIVIDGGIVVTVVKIDRNQVRLGIEAPGDVSVYREELLSGHRQYREIDVPIGAGAATDA, translated from the coding sequence ATGCTGGTCCTGAGCCGCAAGCTGAACGAAAAGATCGTCATCGACGGCGGAATCGTGGTCACCGTGGTCAAGATCGACCGCAATCAGGTTCGCCTCGGCATCGAAGCCCCCGGCGACGTCTCGGTCTACCGCGAAGAGTTGCTCAGCGGACACCGCCAGTACCGCGAGATCGACGTTCCCATCGGTGCCGGCGCCGCGACCGACGCCTGA